One region of Myxococcales bacterium genomic DNA includes:
- a CDS encoding ATP-binding protein, with protein MTWRERFGMHTAPLPAAPRARASSSATRTISGLARAFCWLATEPGLGVLTGEPGVGKSAAIRHLCRALHPDEHRVLYLSDCAVKPLDLYRMLAAELGLRPSARADRRRHQTRACHPRRRARDRPRRRPRRSSRTPRRAPPRAPRPL; from the coding sequence ATGACCTGGCGCGAGCGCTTCGGCATGCACACCGCGCCGCTCCCCGCGGCGCCGCGGGCGAGAGCTTCTTCGAGCGCGACCCGCACTATCAGCGGGCTCGCGCGCGCCTTCTGCTGGCTCGCCACCGAGCCTGGCCTCGGAGTCCTCACCGGCGAGCCTGGCGTCGGCAAATCGGCCGCGATCCGCCACCTCTGCCGCGCCCTCCACCCCGACGAGCACCGCGTCCTCTACCTCTCCGACTGCGCGGTCAAGCCCCTCGATCTCTACCGTATGCTCGCCGCCGAGCTCGGCCTACGACCCAGCGCGCGCGCAGATCGTCGCCGACATCAAACGCGCGCTTGTCACCCTCGTCGACGAGCGCGGGATCGTCCCCGTCGTCGTCCTCGACGAAGCTCAAGGACTCCGCGACGAGCTCCTCCACGAGCTCCACGGCCTCTGTAG
- the cmr4 gene encoding type III-B CRISPR module RAMP protein Cmr4, with protein MVLWPSGHGPWERRRSREEHSDPRSPGGDIDPPGSGRATGVVDLPVAREAATDYPVIVGSSLKGALRSRAGDESAAAKQLCGEPERPGELLVADGRLVLLPVRSLTGAFRWVTCPHLIERYRRDRIRAGCVGSVYARDLGSRWKRDLGGVWGCLG; from the coding sequence TTGGTCTTGTGGCCCTCGGGACATGGCCCGTGGGAGAGGAGAAGAAGTCGTGAAGAACACAGTGATCCTCGGTCTCCTGGCGGAGACATCGATCCACCCGGCTCCGGTCGGGCGACGGGCGTCGTCGACCTGCCGGTCGCGCGTGAGGCGGCGACCGATTATCCGGTGATCGTCGGCTCTAGCCTCAAGGGGGCTCTAAGGAGCCGGGCAGGCGACGAGAGCGCAGCCGCGAAGCAGCTCTGCGGCGAGCCGGAGAGGCCCGGGGAGCTCCTCGTCGCCGACGGGCGCCTCGTGCTCCTGCCGGTTCGTTCGCTCACGGGCGCGTTTCGGTGGGTGACCTGTCCGCATCTCATCGAGCGCTACCGGCGGGATCGCATACGCGCCGGGTGTGTCGGGTCGGTTTATGCGCGTGATCTTGGGTCACGTTGGAAGCGGGATTTAGGAGGGGTTTGGGGTTGCTTGGGGTGA